Proteins found in one Campylobacter lari genomic segment:
- the rplR gene encoding 50S ribosomal protein L18 produces MRANVLKRKISLRIKRKKRIRAKISGTQALPRVSVFKSNRTLYIQAIDDVKAVTLAAVDGRKIGVKANKEGAKKIAAEFAKVLKAKNIEEAVFDRNGYLYHGVIAALAEALRENGIKL; encoded by the coding sequence ATGAGAGCAAACGTATTAAAAAGAAAAATATCTTTAAGAATTAAAAGAAAAAAAAGAATTAGAGCAAAAATTTCAGGAACACAAGCTCTTCCAAGAGTTTCTGTTTTCAAATCAAACAGAACTTTATATATCCAAGCTATCGATGATGTTAAAGCAGTAACTTTAGCAGCAGTAGATGGAAGAAAAATTGGTGTTAAAGCAAATAAAGAAGGTGCTAAAAAAATAGCAGCTGAATTTGCAAAAGTTTTAAAAGCTAAAAACATAGAAGAAGCAGTGTTTGATAGAAATGGTTATTTATACCATGGTGTGATTGCAGCTTTAGCTGAAGCACTAAGAGAAAACGGAATCAAACTATAA
- the rplP gene encoding 50S ribosomal protein L16 produces the protein MLMPKRTKYRKMMKGRNRGYANRGTEFTFGDFALKATEAGRINSRQIEAARIALTRFVKRQGKTWIRVFPDKPLTKKPLETRMGKGKGAVEEWVMNIKPGRIIYEMAGVNEEMARQALTLAMHKLPFKTKFVTRESQNEIY, from the coding sequence ATGTTAATGCCAAAAAGAACAAAATATCGTAAAATGATGAAAGGGCGTAACAGAGGTTATGCCAACAGAGGGACTGAATTTACTTTTGGTGATTTTGCCCTAAAAGCAACTGAAGCTGGCCGTATCAATTCACGTCAAATCGAAGCAGCTCGTATTGCTTTAACTCGTTTTGTAAAAAGACAAGGTAAAACTTGGATTAGAGTTTTCCCAGATAAACCTCTAACTAAAAAACCTTTAGAAACTCGTATGGGTAAAGGTAAAGGTGCAGTTGAGGAATGGGTAATGAACATTAAACCAGGTCGTATCATTTATGAAATGGCAGGGGTTAATGAAGAAATGGCAAGACAAGCTTTAACTTTAGCGATGCACAAATTGCCATTTAAAACTAAGTTTGTTACAAGAGAGAGCCAAAATGAAATATACTGA
- the rpsQ gene encoding 30S ribosomal protein S17 — protein MAFKREIQGVVVQIAGDKTATILVERKVVHPKYRKIVKRFKKYLIHDERNELKVGNTVVAIECRPLSKRKSFRLKTIVSAGVE, from the coding sequence ATGGCATTTAAAAGAGAAATTCAAGGCGTTGTTGTTCAAATTGCTGGAGATAAAACAGCAACAATTTTGGTTGAAAGAAAAGTGGTTCACCCAAAATACAGAAAAATCGTAAAACGCTTTAAAAAATATTTAATTCATGATGAAAGAAATGAACTTAAAGTGGGAAATACTGTAGTTGCTATTGAATGTAGACCACTTTCTAAGAGAAAATCATTTCGCTTAAAAACTATAGTATCAGCAGGAGTTGAGTAA
- the rplX gene encoding 50S ribosomal protein L24: MKLKIKKNDMVKVIAGDDKGKTGKVLAVFPKTNKVIVEGCKIAKKAVKPSDKNPNGGFINKEMPMDISNVAKAGE, from the coding sequence ATGAAATTAAAAATTAAAAAGAATGATATGGTAAAGGTTATCGCAGGCGATGACAAAGGCAAAACAGGTAAAGTTTTAGCAGTATTTCCTAAAACAAATAAAGTAATTGTTGAGGGTTGTAAAATCGCTAAAAAAGCTGTTAAGCCAAGTGATAAAAATCCAAACGGCGGTTTTATCAACAAAGAAATGCCAATGGATATTTCAAATGTAGCAAAGGCAGGAGAATAA
- the rplF gene encoding 50S ribosomal protein L6, protein MSRIGKQPVAIPSGVEVKLEGNLLKFKKGNLAKELDTKANVNVEIKEGQILFSPKGEDRQSRAYWGTYRALAQNIIIGLTDGFSKTLEINGVGYKAALKGKVLELALGFSHPINYAIPEGIEITVDKNNVIIKGSDKQVVGQVAAQIREFRPPEPYKGKGVKYSDERIIRKAGKTSKK, encoded by the coding sequence ATGTCTCGTATAGGTAAACAACCAGTTGCTATTCCAAGTGGAGTAGAAGTAAAATTAGAAGGTAACTTGCTAAAATTCAAAAAAGGAAATTTAGCAAAAGAGCTTGATACAAAAGCAAATGTTAATGTTGAGATTAAAGAAGGGCAAATTCTTTTCTCTCCTAAAGGTGAAGATAGACAAAGTAGAGCTTATTGGGGAACTTATAGAGCTTTAGCTCAAAACATCATCATCGGTTTAACTGATGGTTTTAGTAAAACTTTAGAAATTAACGGTGTTGGTTATAAAGCTGCGCTAAAAGGCAAAGTTCTTGAACTTGCTTTAGGTTTTTCTCATCCTATCAACTATGCTATTCCAGAAGGCATAGAAATTACTGTTGATAAAAACAATGTTATTATCAAAGGTAGTGATAAACAAGTGGTAGGTCAAGTTGCTGCTCAAATTCGTGAATTTAGACCACCTGAGCCTTACAAAGGAAAAGGTGTTAAATATTCAGATGAGCGTATTATCCGCAAAGCTGGTAAGACATCTAAGAAGTAA
- the rplN gene encoding 50S ribosomal protein L14 produces the protein MIQSFTRLAVADNSGAKELMCIKVLGGSKRRYATVGDVIVASVKKALPNGKVKKGQVVKAVIVRTKKEIHRDNGSLIRFDENAAVILDAKREPIGTRIFGPVGREVRYGGFMKIVSLAPEVL, from the coding sequence ATGATTCAAAGTTTTACTAGGCTTGCAGTTGCTGATAATAGCGGTGCAAAAGAATTAATGTGTATTAAGGTTTTAGGTGGTAGTAAAAGAAGATACGCTACTGTTGGTGATGTAATCGTTGCATCTGTAAAAAAAGCTCTGCCAAATGGTAAAGTTAAAAAAGGTCAAGTAGTAAAAGCAGTTATCGTTAGAACTAAAAAAGAAATTCATAGAGACAATGGTTCTTTAATTCGTTTTGATGAAAATGCAGCAGTTATTCTTGATGCTAAAAGAGAGCCTATCGGAACGCGTATTTTTGGACCAGTAGGTCGTGAAGTAAGATATGGTGGCTTTATGAAAATTGTTTCACTAGCACCGGAGGTGTTGTAA
- a CDS encoding type Z 30S ribosomal protein S14 — translation MAKKSMIAKAARKPKFSVRGYTRCQICGRPHSVYRDFGICRVCLRKMANEGLIPGLKKASW, via the coding sequence ATGGCTAAAAAATCAATGATTGCAAAAGCTGCCCGCAAACCTAAATTTAGCGTTAGAGGGTATACTAGATGCCAAATTTGTGGAAGACCACATTCAGTTTATAGAGATTTTGGAATTTGCAGAGTTTGCTTAAGAAAAATGGCAAATGAAGGTTTAATTCCTGGTCTTAAAAAAGCAAGTTGGTAA
- the rpsH gene encoding 30S ribosomal protein S8, whose protein sequence is MINDLISDSLTRIRNAGMRRLETTQLLHSKVIEALLGIFQAKGYIESFNVIEEDKKKFINVVLKYDEKGKSVINEVKRISKPGRRVYKGKDEIKRFKNGYGTIVVSTSKGVLANDEAYKAGVGGEVLCTIW, encoded by the coding sequence ATGATAAATGATTTAATTTCAGATTCACTAACAAGAATTAGAAATGCAGGGATGAGAAGATTAGAAACTACTCAACTTTTGCATTCTAAAGTTATCGAAGCTTTACTTGGAATTTTCCAAGCTAAAGGCTATATTGAAAGCTTTAATGTTATTGAAGAGGATAAAAAGAAATTCATCAATGTAGTTTTAAAATACGATGAAAAAGGCAAAAGCGTAATTAATGAAGTTAAGCGTATTTCTAAGCCTGGTCGTCGTGTTTATAAAGGCAAAGATGAGATTAAAAGATTTAAAAACGGTTATGGTACTATCGTAGTAAGCACTTCAAAAGGTGTTTTAGCTAACGACGAAGCTTACAAAGCAGGTGTTGGCGGCGAAGTTTTATGTACTATTTGGTAA
- the rplE gene encoding 50S ribosomal protein L5 — MMRLKEKYDQSIKSALVKEFDIKNPMLIPFIEKVVISVGAGELAKDQKVLQNVADTISLIAGQKAVITKAKKSVAGFKVREGFPVGVMVTLRKDNMYAFLDKLITIALPRVKDFRGLPRDGFDGRGNYNFGLDEQLMFPEVEYDKILRTHGMNISIVTTAKSDKEAQKLLELFGVPFAKGK; from the coding sequence ATGATGAGATTGAAAGAAAAATATGATCAAAGCATCAAATCTGCTTTAGTTAAAGAATTTGATATCAAAAATCCTATGCTTATTCCTTTTATTGAAAAAGTTGTAATTAGCGTAGGTGCTGGGGAATTAGCAAAAGATCAAAAAGTATTACAAAATGTTGCAGATACTATTTCATTGATCGCTGGACAAAAAGCAGTTATCACAAAAGCTAAAAAATCAGTTGCTGGTTTTAAAGTAAGAGAAGGCTTCCCAGTAGGTGTAATGGTAACATTAAGAAAAGACAATATGTATGCTTTCTTAGATAAGCTTATTACTATAGCTCTTCCTCGCGTTAAAGACTTTAGAGGTCTTCCAAGAGATGGTTTTGATGGAAGAGGAAATTATAATTTTGGTTTAGATGAGCAGTTAATGTTCCCAGAAGTTGAATATGATAAAATCTTAAGAACTCATGGTATGAACATTTCTATCGTTACAACAGCAAAATCAGATAAAGAGGCACAAAAATTATTAGAATTATTTGGCGTGCCATTTGCAAAAGGAAAGTAA
- the rpmC gene encoding 50S ribosomal protein L29 → MKYTEIKDKTAGELATMLKEKKVLLFTLRQKLKTMQLTNPKEISEVKKDIARINTAISALK, encoded by the coding sequence ATGAAATATACTGAGATTAAAGATAAAACAGCAGGTGAGCTTGCAACAATGCTAAAAGAAAAAAAGGTGCTTTTATTTACTTTAAGACAAAAGCTAAAAACAATGCAGCTAACTAATCCTAAAGAGATTAGCGAAGTTAAAAAAGACATCGCTAGAATCAATACTGCAATTAGCGCTTTAAAATAA